The following proteins are co-located in the Pedobacter sp. FW305-3-2-15-E-R2A2 genome:
- a CDS encoding YtxH domain-containing protein: MKYNNFRKAISSLTTQKSDSTLPVVALLTGLAVGAVIGVLFAPERGADIRTRISDKAKDLSDTAKDKLQTVKNKLRTNGQELSELKDEVVDQVKSKAKEAEDLKDEVVDEAKSKAKDISEDVKSAADKVTNS; the protein is encoded by the coding sequence ATGAAATACAATAATTTTCGAAAAGCAATCTCTTCTTTAACGACTCAGAAATCAGATTCCACCCTGCCTGTTGTGGCGCTTTTAACCGGACTTGCAGTGGGTGCTGTTATTGGTGTTTTATTTGCACCTGAAAGAGGAGCTGACATCAGAACCAGGATTTCGGATAAGGCAAAAGACCTTTCCGATACTGCGAAAGACAAATTGCAAACGGTAAAGAATAAACTCCGGACCAATGGCCAGGAATTATCTGAGCTGAAAGATGAGGTCGTGGATCAGGTAAAGTCTAAAGCGAAAGAAGCAGAAGACCTGAAAGATGAAGTGGTAGATGAGGCGAAGTCTAAAGCTAAGGATATCTCAGAAGACGTTAAATCTGCTGCAGATAAGGTAACAAACAGCTAG
- a CDS encoding LysR substrate-binding domain-containing protein, producing MFDFRLRVFYIVAKRLNFTRAAEELFITQPAVSRHIHEIEVFYKTKLFERNGTKIKLTQAGVLLLKHSEELLNLHRNIASDLAALSKNIKGSLKIGASTTIANYFLPKYLASFKLKFPEVKIALISNNTETIENLLLENKIDIGLVEGQTKRQYINYRSFARDEIVLCTSNVNAVSKKTTISTAELQKLPMVLREPGSGSLEVITSALKNVDVNLSNLNIDMELENTESIKSYLLNSQSFAFLSIHSMLKELKSGELKVIDVKGLDIKRCFYFITQKGDEHYLKETFVKHLLSDSFKLQ from the coding sequence ATGTTTGATTTTAGACTCAGGGTTTTTTATATCGTAGCAAAGCGACTTAATTTTACCAGGGCAGCAGAAGAGCTGTTTATCACTCAGCCAGCAGTAAGCCGGCATATACATGAAATTGAGGTATTCTACAAAACTAAACTTTTTGAACGTAACGGGACAAAAATTAAGTTAACGCAAGCGGGGGTTTTGCTTTTGAAACATTCGGAAGAACTGCTTAACCTGCACCGTAATATAGCGTCTGATCTTGCAGCACTTTCAAAGAATATTAAGGGGTCGCTTAAGATAGGGGCCAGCACAACGATTGCAAATTATTTTTTACCAAAATATCTTGCATCATTCAAACTGAAGTTTCCTGAAGTGAAAATTGCGCTCATTTCAAATAATACAGAGACGATCGAGAATTTGTTGTTAGAGAATAAAATAGATATTGGTTTAGTGGAGGGACAAACCAAACGTCAGTACATTAATTACAGGTCGTTTGCCAGGGATGAAATTGTTCTATGTACCAGTAATGTCAATGCGGTCTCGAAAAAAACAACCATATCTACCGCTGAACTGCAAAAATTACCTATGGTGCTCAGAGAACCTGGTTCAGGCTCTTTGGAAGTAATCACCTCAGCGCTAAAAAATGTAGATGTAAATCTATCAAATTTAAATATCGATATGGAATTGGAAAACACAGAGAGTATAAAATCTTATCTTCTGAATTCACAATCATTTGCATTTCTTTCTATTCACTCGATGCTAAAGGAGCTTAAAAGCGGAGAATTAAAAGTTATTGATGTGAAAGGCCTTGATATTAAAAGATGTTTCTATTTCATTACGCAAAAGGGCGATGAACATTATTTGAAGGAAACTTTTGTTAAACACCTGTTATCCGATAGCTTCAAGCTTCAATAG
- a CDS encoding TonB-dependent receptor: MKLKPLLLLTALFVLFLPWNLFAQNGKGTITGTVTDSLNQHIPFSNISIKKLGLKTSSDKNGKFMLSGVPAGNHALTISITGYEKQQKEVSVSAAETTDLQVILKEQQADLSEVIVSASRRAESLSQTPSSVTILTAKDINTQSIISPNLANILSYSVPGLGMATNQTGNSGQTLRGRNVLVLIDGIPQSTPLRAGGRDIRSIDPSVIERVEVIKGATAIYGNGAEGGLINYITKKGNSGKTFGGYSQIGLTGNTKGDSTIGYRATQQFYGKLKKFDYIVSGMYEKTGVYRDAKALVISPEYGLGETKSYNGYAKLGYDISEKQRLDLMYNYFSSRQDSRYVTKAGVYGSSPAIGVRGIRPGVDEGTRFNHNANLQYTNQKIAGNTDLTANVYYQDFYTIYSNSASFLGGGQSALLSTKKGARLNLNTPFSLSPAVLMQVNYGLDVLNDKTSQNLVDGREWVPKMNMLNLAPYVQATANILSDLTIKAGLRSENMDIKVNDFTTLAGPNGAGNIAVKGGTLNYNAFVFNAGARYSAWKVFNPFVSYAQSFSVFEVGRVLRVATSNTLSQLETKPIIVNNYEAGFSSALGKLNLSAAYYLSTSKLGANLLEVNGVYISQRIPERVYGFEIQADYPIMDGLLIGGNYAKVEGKGDVDDNGKFDGPTDVYLNTTRIPPSKTTAYLKYSGIKSLSIDLNWVHVGSRDRFKRNEKTGKYLIGEGPVKAYDLFNFAAAYKVNQALSLNLGIENLLNKSYYPSISQFYGSDINYVRGNGRRFNLAVGYAF, encoded by the coding sequence ATGAAGCTTAAACCTTTACTTTTACTTACCGCACTGTTTGTACTCTTTTTGCCTTGGAATCTATTTGCCCAGAATGGCAAAGGAACAATTACAGGAACAGTAACAGATTCCTTAAATCAACATATCCCTTTTTCTAACATCAGCATCAAAAAACTGGGACTGAAAACCAGCTCAGATAAAAACGGCAAGTTCATGCTTAGCGGAGTTCCAGCGGGAAATCATGCGCTAACGATCTCGATAACCGGATATGAAAAACAACAAAAAGAAGTCTCTGTTTCAGCGGCAGAGACCACAGATCTTCAGGTCATCTTAAAAGAACAACAAGCGGACTTGTCGGAGGTAATCGTTTCTGCCAGCAGAAGGGCAGAATCATTGTCGCAAACACCTTCTTCGGTAACGATATTGACCGCAAAAGACATCAATACCCAATCCATCATCAGTCCTAACCTGGCAAATATTCTGTCGTACAGCGTTCCGGGATTGGGAATGGCGACCAATCAAACCGGGAATTCCGGACAAACCCTTCGCGGGAGAAATGTATTGGTCCTGATTGATGGAATTCCTCAATCTACGCCATTAAGGGCAGGAGGAAGGGATATCCGAAGCATTGATCCTTCTGTGATCGAACGTGTGGAAGTGATCAAAGGAGCAACTGCCATTTATGGAAATGGTGCAGAAGGTGGATTGATCAATTACATCACAAAAAAAGGCAATTCCGGAAAAACATTTGGCGGGTATTCGCAAATCGGCCTGACTGGAAATACGAAAGGAGACAGCACCATTGGCTATCGCGCAACGCAGCAGTTCTATGGTAAACTGAAAAAGTTCGATTATATCGTTAGCGGTATGTATGAAAAAACAGGGGTATACCGGGATGCCAAAGCATTGGTGATCTCGCCGGAATACGGTCTTGGAGAAACTAAATCCTACAATGGTTACGCAAAACTGGGTTACGACATTTCTGAAAAACAACGACTGGACCTGATGTATAACTATTTTAGCTCCAGACAGGATTCCCGTTATGTAACCAAGGCCGGAGTTTATGGCAGCTCACCGGCTATTGGTGTCCGGGGGATCAGGCCAGGTGTGGATGAAGGGACCCGTTTTAACCACAATGCAAACCTTCAATATACCAATCAGAAAATAGCAGGAAATACAGACCTTACTGCAAACGTATATTATCAGGATTTTTATACCATCTATTCCAATAGTGCTTCCTTCCTGGGCGGCGGACAATCGGCCCTTTTATCTACGAAAAAGGGAGCGCGTTTAAACTTAAATACCCCTTTTTCGCTTTCTCCGGCTGTGCTGATGCAGGTAAATTATGGCCTGGATGTGTTGAATGATAAAACATCCCAGAACCTGGTTGATGGCCGGGAATGGGTGCCTAAAATGAACATGCTGAACCTGGCTCCTTATGTTCAGGCTACCGCAAATATCCTGAGCGATCTGACGATTAAAGCAGGCTTAAGGTCTGAAAATATGGACATTAAGGTGAATGACTTTACCACCCTGGCCGGGCCAAATGGCGCGGGAAATATCGCAGTAAAAGGTGGAACCTTAAATTATAATGCATTTGTGTTTAATGCAGGCGCAAGGTATTCTGCCTGGAAAGTGTTCAATCCTTTTGTGAGTTATGCCCAGTCTTTTTCTGTATTTGAAGTGGGAAGAGTACTTAGAGTGGCCACCAGCAATACTTTATCCCAACTGGAAACAAAGCCGATCATCGTTAATAATTATGAGGCGGGTTTCAGCAGTGCATTGGGCAAACTAAACTTAAGTGCAGCCTATTATTTAAGTACCTCGAAGCTGGGTGCAAACCTGCTTGAGGTGAATGGTGTTTACATTTCTCAAAGAATCCCGGAAAGGGTATATGGATTTGAAATTCAGGCGGATTATCCGATCATGGATGGTTTGCTGATCGGTGGTAACTATGCAAAAGTAGAAGGTAAAGGAGATGTGGATGACAACGGTAAATTCGATGGGCCAACAGATGTTTACCTGAATACCACCCGGATTCCTCCTTCTAAAACTACGGCTTACCTAAAGTATTCAGGAATTAAAAGCCTGAGCATAGACCTGAACTGGGTGCATGTGGGCAGTAGAGACCGCTTCAAGCGCAACGAAAAAACAGGGAAGTATTTGATAGGCGAAGGTCCGGTAAAGGCTTACGACTTGTTTAATTTTGCCGCGGCATATAAAGTAAATCAGGCTTTGAGCCTAAACCTTGGAATTGAAAACTTATTGAACAAAAGCTATTACCCGAGTATATCTCAGTTCTACGGAAGTGACATCAACTATGTAAGGGGCAATGGACGAAGGTTTAACCTTGCTGTAGGCTACGCCTTTTAA
- a CDS encoding nuclear transport factor 2 family protein: protein MKRINVHFFSATVLLLSSFVFSSALKAQGKAYVIKDAELYRTIAHMDSVCFDAFNARDLKTLSSVFAENVEFYNDGGKVTNYQQTMESFKKMFASNTASPLKRTLVGNIEVYPLKDFGAIEVGVHQFTHVENGKEEVGIFKFVQIWELKDGAWKMTRVISYDH from the coding sequence ATGAAAAGAATCAATGTCCATTTTTTTAGCGCAACGGTCCTGTTGCTTAGTAGTTTTGTTTTTAGTTCCGCTCTGAAAGCTCAGGGGAAAGCCTATGTAATAAAAGATGCCGAATTGTATCGGACAATTGCGCACATGGACAGCGTTTGTTTTGATGCTTTTAATGCCCGGGATTTGAAAACATTGAGTAGTGTTTTTGCAGAGAACGTAGAGTTTTATAACGATGGCGGGAAGGTGACCAATTATCAGCAAACGATGGAAAGTTTTAAAAAAATGTTTGCCAGCAATACTGCTTCTCCGTTGAAAAGAACTCTGGTTGGTAATATTGAGGTGTATCCGCTTAAAGATTTTGGAGCAATAGAAGTAGGGGTTCATCAGTTTACCCATGTAGAGAATGGCAAAGAAGAGGTCGGTATTTTTAAGTTTGTCCAGATCTGGGAACTTAAAGATGGTGCATGGAAAATGACAAGGGTGATCAGTTACGATCATTAG
- a CDS encoding DUF1572 family protein produces MAKNYLESVKQQLEYYKALGEKTFAQLSDEQLFWQYDPQSNSIATIVKHLSGNMISRWTDFFTADGEKENRNRESEFDNDLQSRTALLRCWDAGWKCFLEVIYDLKEADLTREILIRHEALSVTEAVNRQLAHYPYHIGQIVFIGKMLCSESWTSLSIPRGGSDAFNQIKEDQHKSK; encoded by the coding sequence ATGGCTAAAAACTATCTTGAAAGTGTAAAGCAGCAACTGGAGTATTATAAGGCTTTGGGAGAGAAAACTTTTGCCCAGCTTTCTGATGAACAGCTGTTCTGGCAATATGATCCTCAAAGCAATAGCATCGCAACGATTGTAAAACACCTTTCCGGAAATATGATCTCCAGGTGGACGGATTTCTTTACCGCCGATGGAGAGAAAGAGAACAGAAACCGGGAATCAGAATTCGACAATGACCTGCAATCCAGGACAGCGCTCCTGCGCTGCTGGGATGCAGGATGGAAGTGTTTTCTGGAGGTGATTTATGATTTAAAAGAAGCCGATCTTACCAGAGAAATTTTGATTCGTCATGAAGCCCTCTCTGTAACGGAGGCGGTCAACAGGCAATTGGCTCATTATCCTTACCATATCGGACAAATTGTATTTATAGGTAAAATGCTGTGCTCGGAAAGCTGGACTTCTTTGTCGATCCCAAGGGGAGGTTCGGATGCCTTTAACCAGATCAAAGAAGATCAGCATAAATCAAAGTAA
- a CDS encoding MFS transporter: protein MKKSLLTLTLGGLGIGITEFVMMGLLPDIAKDLNITIPQAGHLISSYALGVVVGAPVLVAIAGSYPPKKILLALMVMFTAFNALSAFSPDYTTMLAARFLAGLPHGAFFGVGSVVASRIAGKGKEAQAVSLMFAGLTIANVIGVPLGTYIGHHYSWRYTFVIIVIVGLITLLSLKLWMPNLPATKDRDLKKELSFFKLPEAWLIILMIAIGTGGLFSWYSYIAPLLTDVSGFSPDSITYILVLAGLGMLVGNFIGGKLADRFSPAKASVSLLITMAITLFIVHYISGNQVLSLVMTFITGAVAFALAAPIQMLMINTAKGSEMIAASVSQASFNIGNALGAFLGGLPLAAGYDYTSPVWVGTVMALTGALFAWMLISRNKKMVLAK, encoded by the coding sequence ATGAAGAAAAGTTTACTCACCTTAACCCTTGGCGGACTTGGGATTGGCATTACCGAATTTGTAATGATGGGCTTGTTGCCCGATATTGCCAAAGACCTCAATATTACTATCCCTCAGGCAGGGCACCTGATTTCTTCCTATGCTTTAGGTGTGGTAGTAGGGGCTCCGGTACTCGTTGCCATTGCCGGAAGTTATCCTCCGAAAAAGATTCTTTTGGCATTAATGGTGATGTTTACCGCATTTAATGCCCTTTCCGCTTTCTCTCCGGATTATACCACCATGCTTGCCGCCCGTTTTCTGGCCGGTCTTCCACATGGTGCCTTCTTTGGTGTAGGTTCTGTTGTGGCCAGCCGCATCGCCGGAAAAGGAAAAGAAGCACAAGCCGTATCACTCATGTTTGCCGGTTTAACCATCGCAAATGTGATCGGCGTTCCCCTGGGAACTTATATCGGACATCATTATTCCTGGAGGTATACCTTTGTGATCATCGTCATTGTAGGGCTGATCACCTTGTTAAGCCTTAAACTATGGATGCCGAACCTTCCTGCAACCAAAGACAGGGATTTAAAAAAAGAACTTTCTTTTTTCAAACTGCCTGAAGCATGGCTGATCATTCTGATGATCGCTATCGGAACCGGAGGGCTATTCTCCTGGTACAGTTATATTGCACCATTGCTGACCGATGTTTCCGGTTTCTCTCCGGATTCCATTACCTATATCCTTGTGCTGGCAGGCCTGGGAATGTTGGTTGGGAACTTTATCGGGGGTAAACTGGCAGACCGTTTCTCTCCGGCAAAAGCTTCTGTGTCTTTATTGATCACAATGGCCATCACTTTGTTCATTGTCCACTATATTTCCGGCAATCAGGTGCTTTCTCTTGTGATGACCTTTATCACTGGTGCTGTTGCTTTTGCGCTTGCTGCGCCAATTCAAATGTTGATGATCAATACGGCTAAAGGTTCTGAAATGATTGCCGCTTCGGTGAGTCAGGCGAGCTTTAACATCGGAAATGCATTGGGTGCTTTTCTGGGCGGATTGCCATTGGCTGCGGGTTATGATTATACTTCGCCGGTATGGGTAGGAACGGTTATGGCTTTAACAGGAGCACTTTTTGCCTGGATGTTGATCAGCAGAAACAAAAAGATGGTTTTGGCTAAATAA
- a CDS encoding PepSY-associated TM helix domain-containing protein, with the protein MKQFKNAIRQIHLWLGLGTGLVVFIISVTGCLYVFEEEIRDLTQKEYKYVPVQQKPFVGLDQIIRNFEQLAPKEKITLIRITESEPNATVAVSSKKKKVYYFNPYDGQLVNKGAADWLSVVLDLHMTLLLGETGKFIQRWSVVVFVLMLLTGLVLWFPNQMRLLRQSLSIKWKASFKRVNYDLHNVLGFYASGILIVVSLSGLYFAFKEVKTGVSFFTGSKLSEGRKEKNVAAKENHEPLASRYHQMYQSILLQYPGVTSSSISVRKNGEIRLRTMYPYRWARNQNSFFFDETSGQLLRSKLYKDFNKADFYEATNYDLHTGQLFGWLGKIIAFIASLISASLPVTGFIIWWKKRKKKPVVVKVRYDLSTTNLPV; encoded by the coding sequence ATGAAGCAATTTAAAAATGCGATAAGACAAATTCACCTCTGGCTCGGTTTAGGTACCGGGCTGGTGGTGTTTATCATCAGTGTAACCGGATGTCTTTATGTTTTTGAAGAAGAGATCAGGGATTTAACGCAAAAGGAATATAAATATGTTCCGGTTCAGCAAAAGCCATTTGTCGGACTGGATCAGATCATCAGGAACTTCGAACAGCTGGCGCCAAAAGAAAAGATCACACTGATCCGCATTACAGAATCTGAACCCAATGCAACGGTTGCGGTGAGCAGCAAGAAGAAAAAGGTGTATTATTTTAACCCCTATGATGGTCAGCTGGTCAATAAAGGAGCGGCTGATTGGCTGAGTGTGGTGCTGGATCTTCACATGACCCTGCTTTTGGGAGAAACAGGGAAGTTTATTCAACGCTGGTCTGTGGTGGTTTTCGTATTGATGTTGCTGACGGGGCTGGTCTTATGGTTCCCCAATCAAATGCGTTTGTTGCGGCAGTCGCTCTCTATCAAATGGAAAGCCTCTTTTAAAAGAGTCAATTATGACCTTCACAACGTGCTTGGCTTTTATGCTTCCGGGATTTTAATCGTGGTTTCTTTATCAGGATTGTATTTTGCTTTTAAAGAGGTGAAAACCGGGGTCAGCTTTTTCACAGGCAGCAAGCTAAGCGAAGGCAGGAAAGAGAAAAATGTTGCAGCGAAGGAAAATCATGAACCGCTTGCAAGCCGTTATCATCAGATGTATCAGTCCATATTGCTTCAGTATCCTGGAGTAACTTCTTCCTCGATATCGGTTAGGAAAAATGGAGAAATCCGGTTGAGAACAATGTATCCTTATCGCTGGGCAAGAAATCAGAATTCTTTCTTTTTCGATGAAACCAGTGGACAATTGCTACGTTCCAAGTTGTACAAGGATTTTAACAAAGCCGATTTCTACGAGGCTACAAACTACGACCTGCATACCGGACAACTCTTTGGTTGGCTTGGTAAAATCATTGCTTTTATTGCCAGCTTAATCTCTGCAAGTCTGCCCGTTACCGGATTTATCATCTGGTGGAAGAAAAGGAAAAAGAAACCTGTAGTTGTGAAGGTTCGATATGACCTAAGTACGACGAATCTCCCTGTTTAA
- a CDS encoding FtsX-like permease family protein, giving the protein MFQHHLLLIYRNFKRYKSSFLINLFGLSAGLCCALMIYLWVADELGMDRFHANNSRLFQVMENEKTATGVSTGDGTSGLLGESLAKEMPEVRLAVTASPSYWLEESKVYVGNGTAIKAAGKFAGKDFLKVFSYPLISGNKDQILSGINNIVISEALAMKLFHTTDVVGKEMAWRNSELKGENHVLISGVFKNATDRSSDHFDFLVPLEFLFKTSNYLKWGNHGPSTFVVLKDGADPGQFEQKIKGYMAGKGHAYRELFIRPYADAYLYGKYENGVMTGGRIDYVHLFSLIAIFILVIACINFMNLSTAKASRRMKEVGIKKVMGASRKSLILQYLSESVLLTFLALFLALLGVELFLPQFNQITDKHLVLDFNLNMVLIFMGIALFTGLFSGSYPALYLSGFNPAAALKGRLGSTMSELWTRRGLVVFQFTLSVILIVSVFVVYKQIEFVQTKSPGFKKDNVLYFETEGRLKTNVNAFLSEVKKVPGVLNAAGMDRNLLGDLSATTGDFNWEGRNPKELIKFQKGRIGAGLIETLGMTMAAGRSFSGQYGSDSTKILINEAGIKVTGLKNPVGKVFGLWGKDYQIIGVLKDFNFESLHTDVKPMFFRFEPNELTRVMIRIKAGEEKQTVAALQKFYKGYNPGFVFDYKFLDQDFQAQYVAENRVAILSRYFTALAVIISCLGLFGLATFTAERRLKEIGIRKVLGASEMSIIMILSKDFTKPVIGAIFIALPLSYIMTKYWLNTFAYRIELQIWYFVAAGFLALLISWLTVAVQSIKAAAADPVKCLKTE; this is encoded by the coding sequence ATGTTTCAACATCACCTGTTACTGATTTACCGGAACTTCAAAAGATATAAGAGCTCTTTCTTAATCAACCTGTTTGGGCTTTCAGCGGGGCTCTGCTGTGCGCTGATGATCTACCTTTGGGTAGCGGATGAACTGGGAATGGATAGATTCCATGCGAACAACAGCAGGCTTTTTCAGGTGATGGAAAATGAAAAGACGGCAACGGGTGTCAGCACGGGAGACGGGACTTCAGGATTACTCGGAGAATCACTGGCCAAAGAAATGCCCGAAGTGAGGCTGGCGGTAACCGCTTCTCCCAGCTATTGGCTGGAAGAGAGTAAAGTATATGTTGGGAACGGCACGGCGATTAAAGCAGCAGGGAAATTTGCAGGTAAAGACTTTTTAAAAGTATTTTCTTATCCCCTGATCTCCGGAAATAAAGATCAGATACTAAGTGGCATCAATAATATCGTGATTTCTGAAGCGCTGGCGATGAAATTATTCCATACCACAGATGTGGTCGGAAAAGAAATGGCCTGGAGAAATTCAGAACTAAAAGGAGAAAATCATGTGCTGATCTCCGGAGTTTTCAAAAATGCAACAGACCGTTCCTCAGATCACTTTGATTTTCTGGTTCCTTTGGAATTTTTGTTTAAAACCTCCAACTACCTTAAATGGGGAAATCATGGCCCATCCACTTTTGTCGTCCTGAAGGATGGGGCAGATCCCGGTCAGTTTGAACAAAAAATTAAAGGATACATGGCTGGAAAAGGCCATGCTTACCGGGAATTGTTCATCAGGCCTTATGCCGATGCCTATCTGTATGGTAAGTACGAAAATGGGGTGATGACCGGAGGGAGAATCGATTATGTGCATTTGTTTTCGCTGATCGCCATCTTTATCCTGGTGATTGCCTGTATCAATTTTATGAATTTGTCGACCGCCAAAGCATCCAGAAGGATGAAAGAAGTAGGCATAAAAAAGGTAATGGGTGCGAGCAGAAAGTCATTGATCCTGCAGTACCTATCGGAATCTGTGCTGCTGACATTTCTAGCGCTGTTCCTGGCGCTTTTAGGCGTAGAGTTGTTTCTTCCACAGTTTAACCAGATTACAGATAAACATTTAGTACTGGATTTTAACCTGAATATGGTGTTGATCTTCATGGGGATCGCCTTGTTTACGGGGTTGTTCTCCGGCAGTTACCCTGCGCTTTATCTTTCTGGGTTTAATCCAGCTGCTGCATTAAAGGGGAGACTTGGATCTACGATGAGTGAATTGTGGACCAGGAGAGGTCTGGTGGTCTTTCAGTTTACCCTTTCTGTTATTTTAATCGTATCCGTTTTTGTAGTCTATAAACAAATAGAATTTGTACAGACTAAAAGTCCGGGTTTTAAAAAAGACAATGTATTGTATTTTGAAACGGAAGGCCGGTTAAAGACGAATGTAAACGCTTTTTTATCGGAGGTTAAAAAGGTTCCTGGTGTGCTGAATGCTGCGGGAATGGATCGGAATCTGCTGGGTGACCTCAGTGCGACCACTGGTGATTTCAACTGGGAGGGGCGCAACCCTAAAGAGCTGATCAAATTTCAAAAAGGAAGGATTGGGGCTGGTTTGATTGAAACATTGGGGATGACGATGGCTGCCGGCCGTAGCTTTTCAGGTCAATATGGATCGGATAGCACTAAGATTCTGATCAATGAAGCAGGAATCAAAGTAACCGGGCTCAAAAATCCGGTAGGTAAGGTCTTTGGACTCTGGGGTAAAGATTATCAGATTATCGGGGTATTGAAAGACTTTAATTTTGAGTCCCTTCATACCGATGTGAAGCCGATGTTCTTTAGGTTTGAGCCTAACGAATTAACCCGGGTGATGATCAGGATCAAAGCAGGAGAGGAAAAACAGACGGTTGCGGCCTTGCAGAAATTTTATAAAGGTTATAACCCCGGCTTCGTATTTGACTATAAATTCCTGGATCAGGATTTTCAGGCACAATATGTGGCGGAAAATAGAGTAGCCATTTTATCCCGTTATTTCACCGCACTGGCGGTGATCATTTCTTGTTTGGGTTTATTCGGACTGGCTACCTTTACTGCGGAGAGAAGGCTAAAAGAGATTGGCATCAGAAAGGTATTGGGGGCTTCAGAGATGAGCATCATCATGATCTTATCAAAAGATTTTACCAAGCCTGTGATAGGAGCGATCTTTATCGCGCTTCCGCTAAGTTATATCATGACCAAATATTGGCTCAATACCTTTGCCTACAGAATAGAATTACAAATCTGGTATTTTGTTGCAGCAGGTTTTCTCGCTTTACTGATCTCCTGGCTTACGGTGGCCGTACAATCGATCAAGGCAGCGGCTGCAGATCCGGTTAAATGTCTTAAAACTGAATAA